A portion of the Syngnathoides biaculeatus isolate LvHL_M chromosome 7, ASM1980259v1, whole genome shotgun sequence genome contains these proteins:
- the LOC133503549 gene encoding interferon-induced protein with tetratricopeptide repeats 1-like — protein sequence MMSAVWSQNTLKANLESLQCHFTWNLNPHRSKLFLLRDKLEDIGTVEGYSWLGHIYNLQGYIHYQLGITKDALHFFSRAAEALRQMRNTIPEEGPWLVVNYGNLAWLHYQMGKRAESQTYLSKVDILLNEYPSPCHGELHPEICAEKAWALMKFGKEYALPAVEYFQRAIRMQPDMIEWHTSHVLAIVSTCKLYKTQLDVNTFEKIKIALKHDPKNLYLSTIYLAACAAGGRRIEGEACQLAKKILKNPVSSYSGIKPLLKLYRVYLSIDEALDLAEEALERHPGERYLKRCAAICYKKKIFLYRDISLQQILIDKAISLYKEVIALYHQSSLKRKITLANIYVKSTHNQAKADEIFEELLYQSDQEPGDRQMVYSYYAKYLHLIQKQSYKSIEYYMRAAAIQHPSVHRVNSIQILKKIRQRNRNRMCTEIEEFLDNLPD from the exons ATGATGAG TGCTGTTTGGAGTCAAAATACACTGAAGGCCAACCTGGAGAGCCTCCAGTGTCACTTCACATGGAACTTGAACCCCCATAGATCCAAACTGTTTCTTCTCAGGGATAAGTTGGAAGACATTGGCACTGTGGAGGGATACAGCTGGCTGGGACATATTTACAATTTACAGGGTTACATACATTACCAACTTGGAATCACTAAAGATGCCCTGCATTTCTTCAGCAGGGCTGCGGAGGCTTTGCGTCAGATGAGAAATACTATCCCAGAGGAGGGCCCTTGGCTAGTGGTCAACTATGGGAACTTGGCTTGGCTGCACTACCAAATGGGAAAACGGGCAGAAAGTCAAACTTACCTGTCAAAGGTTGATATCCTTCTGAATGAATATCCTTCTCCATGTCATGGGGAACTCCACCCAGAGATCTGTGCTGAAAAGGCCTGGGCTCTGATGAAATTTGGAAAAGAATATGCCCTCCCGGCGGTGGAATATTTTCAGAGAGCCATCAGGATGCAGCCGGACATGATTGAGTGGCACACAAGTCATGTCTTAGCAATAGTGAGCACTTGTAAGCTTTATAAAACACAACTAGATGTGAACAcctttgagaaaattaaaatagCTCTGAAACACGACCCAAAAAATTTGTACCTTTCAACAATTTACCTGGCAGCTTGCGCTGCTGGAGGAAGGAGAATTGAAGGTGAAGCCTGCCAATTGGCAAAGAAGATTTTGAAAAACCCTGTCAGCAGCTACAGTGGTATTAAACCATTGCTTAAACTGTACAGAGTTTATTTATCAATTGATGAAGCTCTTGACTTGGCAGAGGAAGCACTTGAAAGACATCCAGGAGAACGTTATCTGAAGCGGTGTGCTGCAATCTgctacaaaaagaaaatctttttatACAGAGACATTTCGCTGCAACAAATCTTGATTGACAAGGCAATCAGTCTTTATAAAGAAGTTATTGCTCTTTATCATCAATCTtcactcaaaagaaaaataactctTGCCAACATATATGTAAAGTCAACTCACAACCAAGCTAAAGCTGATGAGATATTTGAGGAACTACTATACCAGAGTGATCAGGAACCTGGAGACAGGCAGATGGTTTATAGCTATTATGCAAAATATTTACACCTCATTCAGAAGCAGAGCTACAAGTCAATAGAATATTACATGAGGGCAGCAGCAATACAGCATCCATCTGTACATCGTGTAAACAGCATCCAAATTCTAAAGAAAATTAGGCAAAGGAATAGAAACCGAATGTGTACAGAAATTGAGGAGTTTCTTGACAACCTACCAGACTGA